The genomic interval GCCCAGAGACCCAACAAAACACTACGCAAACTCAGTCCCAACAGCAAAACAGCACTTTACAGCGCACCAGCAATACAGTTTACATTCACTTCCTCATTCGGGGGTGGGACGGCTGAACCTTTCACGTGATCATCATGTGACTCAAATTCTATGCAATCATGTGACAGGCGGGCAGCAAATCACattactttgtgtgtgtgtgtgtgtgtgtgtgtgtgtgtgtgtgtgtgtgtgtgagagagagagagagagagagagacagatataatgaaataaacCTCCTTATTCTTATTATTGTCAGAGAAGAGCCATTAATGCAGTCTGCAGTGAATGGAACTCTCGGTAAGAAGGTTGTAGTAAAGGGTTTGTAGCATAACTGCGTTTTTGCAAAGAGGAGTATTGCTTActtaatattaaaatgatatatAGATATTTTTTCATCCCCATGGGAAATTGGATTACTTTAACATATATCATTTTGCCTTCGTTGGGATACACGATGCAGCGTCATCCAGCACCCAACACCCCTGGAGTAATTCTATATACGATCCCGTATTATAAGGGAAGGATGGCAATCCtagttaagggctttgctcaagggcgcAGTCAGCGGTGGAAGCACTTCACTCGCTATGAGGTTTGaatcagcaaccttccaatcacaggcccAGGCCACACTTCGCCCCGTAGTTTTGTCTGCGTAAAGCGCTGGTTAATTTCTCCCAAAACTGCCATTCCAGCACAACTATGATATTTGTGGTAGTCAGTGGTTGTTCAGCAACCTGGTCAAAGGTGATTTTACATGCCTCGTCATCAAGGTGGAAGGTAGATTGATTTATGCAAACGTTTAGACTGGGACTcccagaatttccccctggcaCCAATAAATTCCATCTTAATGCTATAGTGATACTTTTATTAATCTTAATTGATCTGCGTTTCTATGGCTACACTGAGACACTTATCAGATAAGACCTACTGTGTGCTACGATGCATTGAAGCTACACTGTAGATACTAAAGAAATCTCACACAATAACTGAATTTTGCTACTCAATATCAACTCTTCCTTATAGACCAAGGTAAGCCCATTCAGACTACTGATCAGCGTGCAGTCGTGTGTATAGTCAAACCGCCAAATTACCTATTTACAGCATCTACTTCATTTACTACTTAATATTTGTACAAAGGCTACATTTAAGACGGGATATTAAGCTTGTCCACCTGTCTGAGGCAAGTAATAGGCCTATAGATAAAGGGTAAGTACAAAAACtgatatatgcatatatactgtacatacatatataatttatatgatctatattataatataataatattacaTGCCAGACTGCATTTAATGAATTAGCCCAGTTCCACCCCTGGGTGCAATCCATCATTGTTCCCACAGCTCGGCTTGTGTTCTAAAGATATAGTACATGGGTGGTCATGAACAAACTGGTGATAGATTTGCCAAGTTACAAGTAACCAAGTAATTTAACTTAGTAACTAAGTTAATGTCCATATATATGCCAAAATGTCTTCTTTCTTACATCATCTGTTCTTAAATGGTAATTTTGATGGGATCTTAATTAGTGTCTAAACTGTAATTATTGATCAAATTCTTACACCTACAATATCGTAGCATTAAAACTTCGCGTTGAATTTCACGTTTCGGTCCGCTAGATGTCGCACCTCATGGTCCACATTGCAGGGCGGCTCGACGGATATTCTTCTGCTGATACTATGGGGTTGCTGGACTTTTAGTCGATGGTACGCAGAAATTTAGGGTTTTCCTTTAATGTGCCCGTCGCCATTGTTCACTACCTACGGCGACACATGTAAGACATGTATACACAAACAGGCACGTACATAGGGCTCCTCGTCTTGATAAAGAAAAGTCAACGAAATGACCTGTCTGAAAGCTTAGCTATTCTGTTCCctttaattaatatttacaacaaacactatatatatgtatatatatacacacacacaaatgaaaaatatatttcaaaaagATGCTGATGAAATACATAAACTTCCCTGTTTAGTCAGGAGCTGATCTGCAGATCTGCACATGACATGTAAGCAATGAGTTAACAGTTACAACTTGCATCAGAACGTATTTTACTCCTCCTATCTCATTCCGTTCGGTCGACATAAAGAAAACCACAAACGCTACTCAGATTACATTGGATTGTCCTAGTTGCCTGAAAGGCGAAAGCAGACATGGCTTCGGCGGATCTTTCATGCCGAGTTTCCAGTGCTGAAGACAATAATTCTCACTTTTCTGAAATAATAGAACTAAATGTTGGGGGACAGGTCTACGTAACCAGACATGCAACTTTAATTTCTGTGGCAGACTCTGTCCTCTGGAACATGTTTAGCCAACAAAAGCCCAAAGAACTACCACGGGACAGCAAAGGGCGGTACTTTATAGACAGAGATGGCTTTTTGTTCCGATACATTTTGGACTACCTGAGGGATCTGAACCTTGTCTTGCCTGATTGCTTTCCAGAGAAATGCAGGCTGCAAAGGGAAGCAGAATTCTTCCAACTGCACGAACTCTCCAAGTGTCTAAGTACAAAGATGAGTAAAGACAGCTCAGTGAGCGAGGACATCTGTCAAGGCGATCCGGACGAAGGTGCGCTGCTCGGCGCGGTCAGGGAGTCCGCCGCCAGCCAGCGGAGATCCGGCTACATTACCATCGGATACAGGGGCACCTACACCATCGGGAGGGATATCCAAACCGACGCCAAATTCAGAAGGGTGGCCAGGATCACCGTGTGCGGGAAAACGTCCCTGGCAAAAGAAGTGTtcggggacaccctgaacgacAGCAGGGACCCGGACCGGCCCCCGGAGCGGTACACGTCCCGTTACTACCTGAAGTTTAATTTCCTGGAGCAGGCGTTTGATAAACTGAGCGAGGCCGGTTTTCACATGGTGGCCTGCAGCTCCACGGGCACCTGTGCGTATGTCAGCAGCGACCCGAGCGAGGACAAGATCTGGGCGAGTTACACGGAGTATGTGTTCAGCCGGGTGGGGCGACGCTGAGCTGCCGGTGTGGGCAGGGCGGCTGCGGGCGACACCCGGCGAGCAGCATCTACCCATGTGAAAAGCTGGCATGCCACAAAATTCAGTAACGCTGTTTTTCATTTATCAAGTCATTTCATTCATCGGATGTTGAGTGTTACAAATAATGACACTGAAAATATGAACATACTACGCAACTTCTTTATTTTTGCAATTGTAATTGAGCTTTGTTGATTTATCACCGTCATGGAAGGACACTTTTGGTCCGTTCAGACTTGTCTTGTTTTGTAATTTAATCACGTGTTTTAAATGTACGGTTAAATTACGGATACTTGCACCACAAAACTGTAAAAGTGGAATAAATTGTATTTGGATAGCATCACTGTCTGCGATTAAGTTTTGCGTGTTGAACGAACTTATAAAGCTAAACTGACCTGCGTTTTTCTGACATCTTTGGACTTAATTTCCTCATAATATTGAGCATATAAAATGCATTTGACTAGTTAACTTTACAGTTTTATGTTGCCAGTTTATGACGTTATCCGCTGACACCAAAGGCTCGCATTATGAAGCCAGTGCCATATATTTTCATAAATAAGTAGCTACATATTTGTCAATATATAACTGAACGAAACGTCATGCTGCTTTCATTGGTAATGTTCTTTTTGACGCATACATTTGAGTATATGGACTATTTTGTATGAATAAAtactactgtgtgtgtgttcatttgGAGTTGTATTCCATATTTAGCAGAAGAAATAAAGCAAATATCTTTTGCACATTTTTTGCGTTACGTTCGTGCATGATGGACAAGTGTGATCACGCTGTTTTCAGGCTTCAGACGTAGGAGGTTTTACATTACAGGCATAACGTCGACAATCAGCAGAACATCAGTTTTCTGACTTCTGTTTATATGACCTAATATTTCCCCCTGCTGTGATCAAAGCAATTTCGCAATTACCAGCATTGCAGCTGTTGTGCAGCATATCCGGCGGGTGTCCGGCTATGAGGAACCAACGGGAGAAACCGTCAGAATAGAATTTTTGGATAGGAGATTGTCAGTTAAATATTAAGTAAGCATATTCGGTAcatcttaaaataattatacaaGATAAAATACAACAACGGATATCCAAGTCAACCTGCACAGATAGAGATAATTtattatgaataaatattaGACGCAGCAACGCCGGTATTTAATGCATGTTAACTTATAAGAATTTATAACGGATTCTTAACATTGACCCCAGTAAGAAATCACTGGCTCTTGGAACACAAGGTAGTACCTTTGCGTAAATAACTTGTTGGTATCACTTCCTTATTCCAGCAATGTACTTACCCCATACTGGGAATCATGCAAGTTTATTTTAATGGTTTCTATTTTTGAATACAATTTTACGGATTACAGATATTTGCATACTTTTCTTTATAATTTAAACACTGTGGAGCAGGataattaatgttttgttttctttatattttagcaggaATATTATAAAGTACCAGCACCTGTTGTtatgttttttcttcttttttcttatttctttgCTTTCAGTCAGACACTGGGCAATAAGGAAGGAGGAAGTTCTCAGTTCAGTTACCATTCtgctaaaatgtgtttttagtggAAGTGAAAGCGCGGCCTATACATAGTCTCAATTTGCGAAGTTGTGACACTGCAAAACACTCTTGCTCCTTTTAATGGATCCCCGTATTCTCCTTATTAATTAAATAGACGTCACCGTTTGTTTACCACCATGCCGTGACAAGTAACCTAATTGCTGGATTCCGGGCTTATCGATGCGTATTTAGCTCCGAGTAATCTTAGATAAGCCTTTTCAAATTCTTTCATCATTAAAATGTCACCAGTTTCAATTACTTCACAAATCCTGAGTGTTTTAATTGCACCCAGCAAACATGCACTGCTTtttgtaacaaaataaataaagtttatatGTTATTCTAAACAAGCCAATTACTCTGACTGCGACAGTTTCCCAGGCTTGTGTTTCCTCCCAAGGACCAAGGGATCTTTGGTCGACGTCGTACGAAAAAGACGTGCAGGAGATGCAGAGTGGACACCTTCAACATTTTGCTTTAGGTCGGACAATCAATAGTGTAAATTGAGTTTGTGCAGTTAAAGAAATTCTAGTGTAAAATATTTGCATGAGTTGTACTATGGCAACTCCAGTTCAACATAGCAAGCTTTtggacggtgggggggggggggggggggggggggggcgaaccCCAAGCGGAAggcatgtaaactccacacacatagagccaGGAGTGAAACCACAGGGCCTGCAGGCCTGAAGCTCTCATG from Paramormyrops kingsleyae isolate MSU_618 chromosome 16, PKINGS_0.4, whole genome shotgun sequence carries:
- the LOC111852762 gene encoding BTB/POZ domain-containing protein KCTD12-like translates to MASADLSCRVSSAEDNNSHFSEIIELNVGGQVYVTRHATLISVADSVLWNMFSQQKPKELPRDSKGRYFIDRDGFLFRYILDYLRDLNLVLPDCFPEKCRLQREAEFFQLHELSKCLSTKMSKDSSVSEDICQGDPDEGALLGAVRESAASQRRSGYITIGYRGTYTIGRDIQTDAKFRRVARITVCGKTSLAKEVFGDTLNDSRDPDRPPERYTSRYYLKFNFLEQAFDKLSEAGFHMVACSSTGTCAYVSSDPSEDKIWASYTEYVFSRVGRR